The following proteins are encoded in a genomic region of Labeo rohita strain BAU-BD-2019 chromosome 5, IGBB_LRoh.1.0, whole genome shotgun sequence:
- the si:dkey-174n20.1 gene encoding retinol dehydrogenase 11: MYLLYIIFSALFCFLILKWMKRRRYCMDVKRLDGKTVLITGGNAGIGKETAVLLAMRGARVIIACRDEEKARKAVREIKARSHNMNVLYMEVDLANMKSIREFSKTFLQKEKRLDILINNAGMPSVLDWTDDDFSMCFGVNHLGHFLLTNLLLPRLRESSPSRVINLTCSSYKYQKLDFQDLNYNLFPFFTYCRSKLANIYFTQELAHMMEGKGVTAYAVHPGYVQSNWTCHFSVLFRILVQVVMFMFFVSCEAGAQTVVYCAVSDEVLPHNGGYFTDCRPAHLRAFARDSGVAKKLWEASERLVKLA; the protein is encoded by the exons ATGTATctgttatacattatattttccgcactgttttgctttttgataTTGAAATGGATGAAACGGAGAAGGTATTGCATGGATGTGAAGAGGTTAGATGGAAAAACGGTTCTTATAACTG GTGGGAATGCTGGTATTGGGAAGGAGACGGCTGTGTTGCTAGCAATGCGAGGAGCTCGTGTGATCATCGCCTGCAGGGATGAGGAGAAAGCCAGGAAGGCCGTTCGAGAGATCAAAGCCAGGAGCCACAATATGAATGTGCTGTATATGGAGGTCGACCTGGCCAACATGAAGTCTATACGAGAGTTCAGTAAAACCTTTTTACAGAAGGAGAAGCGGCTGGATATTCTGATCAATAATGCAG gCATGCCCAGTGTCCTTGACTGGACGGATGATGATTTCTCCATGTGCTTCGGAGTGAACCACCTTGGCCACTTCTTATTAACCAACCTTCTTCTCCCGCGGCTGAGAGAGAGCTCACCGAGCAGAGTGATCAATCTCACCTGCTCCAGCTACAAGTACCAGAAGCTGGACTTCCAAGATCTCAACTACAACCTGTTTCCGTTCTTCACCTACTGCCGCAGCAAGCTGGCCAACATTTACTTCACACAGGAGCTCGCTCACATGATGGAGGGGAAAGGAGTCACTGCGTATGCCGTTCACCCTG GTTACGTTCAGAGTAACTGGACCTGTCATTTCTCGGTTCTGTTCCGGATCCTGGTGCAGGTGgtgatgttcatgttttttgtttcgTGCGAGGCGGGGGCGCAGACGGTGGTCTACTGCGCCGTATCAGACGAGGTGCTCCCGCACAACGGAGGATATTTCACTGACTGCCGGCCGGCTCATCTAAGAGCCTTCGCTAGAGATTCTGGAGTAGCAAAAAAACTTTGGGAGGCCAGTGAGAGACTAGTTAAACTGGCTTGA